A genomic window from Bubalus bubalis isolate 160015118507 breed Murrah chromosome X, NDDB_SH_1, whole genome shotgun sequence includes:
- the LOC112582204 gene encoding probable ATP-dependent RNA helicase DDX53, with amino-acid sequence MAQPRDYAAIVAQPGDNNAVRRAQPGDDVAREAQAEDDNTTRGAQPRETASRASQPRDKDADRDHAAREAQAKDTRMAQPRDYAAIVAQPGDNNAVRRAQPGDDVAREAQAEDDNTTRGAQPRETASRASQPRDKDADRDHAAREAQAKDTRMAQPRDYAAIVAQPRDDKPRAAQPKDVTARAAQPRIDWDQVKAGVVEWKKRKWADLPPIKKNVYIESQATHSLSEAQVEIWRKENFNITCDDLTEGEKRPIPKPTCTFEDAFQQYPEIMQSIRRAGFQKPTPIQSQAWPVILQGIDLIGIAQTGTGKTLSYLMPGFIHIHSQPVSRKQRNGPGMLVLTPTRELALQVEAECSKYLYKGLKSVCIYGGGNRKGQIQDVTEGVDIIIATPGRLNDLQMNNFVNLRSITYLVLDEADKMLDLGFEHQIMKILLDVRPDRQTVMTSASWPDSTRRLAQSYLKQPMIVYVGTLDLVTVNTVKQNIIVTTEEEKRSLMQEFLQSLSPKDKVIVFVSRKLVADDLSSDLSIRGIPVQSLHGDREQSDRDQALEDFRSGRVKILIATDLAARGLDVSDVTHVYNYNFPRNIEEYVHRVGRTGRAGKTGESITLVTQHDWKIADELIKILQRANQIVPPKLRSMADRFKKRKQN; translated from the coding sequence ATGGCCCAGCCTAGAGACTATGCGGCCATCGTGGCCCAGCCCGGAGATAACAATGCCGTCAGAAGGGCCCAGCCAGGAGACGACGTGGCCAGAGAGGCCCAGGCTGAAGACGACAACACCACCAGAGGGGCCCAGCCCAGAGAAACTGCCTCCAgagcttcccagcccagagacaaGGATGCGGACAGAGACCACGCAGCCAGAGAGGCTCAGGCCAAAGACACCAGAATGGCCCAGCCTAGAGACTATGCGGCCATCGTGGCCCAGCCCGGAGATAACAATGCCGTCAGAAGGGCCCAGCCAGGAGACGACGTGGCCAGAGAGGCCCAGGCTGAAGACGACAACACCACCAGAGGGGCCCAGCCCAGAGAAACTGCCTCCAgagcttcccagcccagagacaaGGATGCGGACAGAGACCACGCAGCCAGAGAGGCTCAGGCCAAAGACACCAGAATGGCCCAGCCTAGAGACTATGCGGCCATAGTGGCCCAGCCCAGAGATGACAAGCCCAGAGCCGCCCAGCCAAAAGATGTCACTGCTAGAGCAGCTCAGCCACGGATAGACTGGGATCAAGTAAAAGCTGGAGTGGTagagtggaagaaaagaaaatgggcaGATTTACCACCAATTAAGAAAAACGTATACATAGAATCCCAAGCAACACACTCATTGTCTGAAGCCCAAGTGGAAATTTGGAGAAAGGAAAATTTCAACATAACGTGTGATGACTTGACAGAGGGTGAGAAACGTCCCATACCCAAGCCCACCTGTACATTCGAAGATGCTTTCCAACAATATCCTGAGATTATGCAAAGCATTAGGAGAGCTGGTTTTCAAAAGCCAACGCCAATTCAGTCTCAGGCATGGCCAGTAATTCTACAAGGAATAGATCTTATAGGGATTGCGCAAACTGGAACAGGCAAAACACTATCCTATTTAATGCCTgggtttatacatatacattctcaACCAGTAtccagaaagcaaaggaatggaCCTGGCATGCTAGTCCTTACACCCACTAGAGAATTAGCTCTGCAAGTAGAAGCTGAATGCTCTAAGTACTTATATAAAGGTCTTAAAAGTGTTTGTATATATGGTGGTGGaaacagaaaaggacaaatacaaGATGTTACCGAAGGTGTAGACATCATTATTGCAACACCTGGAAGACTGAATGATCtacaaatgaataattttgtCAACCTAAGAAGCATAACCTACTTGGTCTTGGATGAGGCAGATAAAATGCTGGATCTGGGGTTTGAACACCAAATAATGAAGATCTTATTAGATGTGCGCCCAGATAGACAGACTGTTATGACAAGCGCATCTTGGCCAGACTCTACCCGTAGATTGGCCCAGTCTTATTTGAAACAGCCAATGATTGTTTATGTTGGTACTCTGGATCTAGTTACTGTAAATACTGTGAAGCAAAACATAATTGTTACCACTGAAGAGGAAAAACGATCTCTGATGCAAGAATTCCTACAGAGTCTGTCACCCAAAGACAAAGTCATCGTGTTTGTCAGCAGAAAACTTGTGGCTGATGACTTGTCAAGTGATTTAAGTATTCGAGGAATACCTGTCCAGTCCCTGCATGGTGACAGGGAACAGAGTGATCGAGACCAAGCATTAGAGGACTTCAGAAGTGGGCGAGTGAAAATACTGATCGCTACCGATTTAGCAGCCAGAGGTCTTGATGTCAGTGATGTCACACACGTATATAATTACAATTTTCCACGCAATATTGAAGAATATGTACACCGAGTTGGACGCACTGGAAGAGCAGGGAAAACAGGTGAATCAATCACCCTTGTGACCCAACATGATTGGAAAATTGCCGATGAGTTGATTAAAATTCTCCAAAGAGCCAACCAGATTGTGCCACCCAAACTCCGATCAATGGCTGATCGGTTTAAGAAGCGTAAGCAAAACTAG